A window of the Brassica napus cultivar Da-Ae chromosome C5, Da-Ae, whole genome shotgun sequence genome harbors these coding sequences:
- the LOC106437481 gene encoding ferric reduction oxidase 8, mitochondrial isoform X2, with the protein MPVKTMNFDLWQLKYFRVATRFGLLAEACLSLLLFPVLRGLSMFRLLNIQFAASVKYHVWLGTGLVFFSLVHGGSTLFIWGISHNIEEEIWKWQRTGRVYVAGVISLVIGLLMWITSLPQIRRKCFETFYYTHHLYIVFLVSFLFHAGDRHFYWILPGVFLFGLDKTLRIVQSRSESRILSARLYSCKAVELVLPKDPRLNYAPSSFIFMNIPSISQFQWHPFSITSSSSVDKHTMSVMMKCEGKWTDSVYKKLEEAADSDTNNITIRVEGPYGPVSVDFLRYDTLFLVAGGIGITPFLNILQELACENRLKTPKSVQLVFSVRTFQDINMLVPVSPILFRPIHNLNLRIKVFVTQEKKHSNGPTTLKEYLAQPQVQTIHIGTDEDFSRFQILGHESFRRLATLVLVALLTFLGLLIGLSHFFIPNEHKKHSNSMKLAASGAMTTAKEKVPSWVPDLVIIVAYVIAMTIGGLAAIILQWRRQHRETLRMTKEEVNPQGRNFTESTPIVPMEEHGIHIGERPKFKEILSEFETSLRGLSSIGVLVCGPESMKEAVASICRQRFQCFGVDDSRTILNKVNLNFHSLNFSL; encoded by the exons ATGCCTGTCAAAACCATGAATTTTGACTT ATGGCAGCTTAAGTACTTTAGAGTTGCCACAAGGTTTGGTCTATTAGCCGAAGCATGTCTCTCTCTGCTTCTCTTTCCTGTCTTGAGGGGACTCTCGATGTTCCGGTTACTCAACATTCAGTTTGCAGCTTCTGTAAAATATCATGTCTGGCTGGGCACCGGTTTAGTCTTCTTTTCTTTGGTTCATGGTGGAAGCACTCTGTTCATATGGGGTATTAGTCATAACATCGAAGAAGAG atttggaAATGGCAGAGAACGGGTCGAGTATATGTGGCTGGAGTGATCAGTCTTGTAATAGGATTACTGATGTGGATCACATCACTTCCTCAAATTCGTAGGAAATGTTTTGAAACATTTTATTACACACACCATTTGTATATTGTTTTTCTTGTATCCTTCTTGTTTCATGCTGGTGATCGTCACTTCTACTGGATTCTCCCTGGAGTGTTTCTCTTTGGACTTGACAAGACACTTCGGATTGTTCAATCACGATCCGAAAGCCGCATTCTTTCTGCTCGTCTCTACTCATGCAAAGCCGTTGAGCTTGTTTTGCCAAAGGACCCAA GGCTTAACTATGCTCCCTCGAGTTTTATATTCATGAACATTCCGTCGATCTCACAGTTTCAATGGCATCCTTTTAGTATTACATCGAGCTCTAGTGTAGACAAACACACAATGTCTGTTATGATGAAATGTGAAGGCAAATGGACAGATTCTGTTTACAAGAAATTAGAAGAAGCTGCAGATTCGGATACTAACAACATTACCATAAGAGTAGAAGGTCCTTATGGACCTGTCTCGGTAGATTTCCTCAG GTATGATACTCTTTTCCTTGTGGCGGGGGGAATAGGGATTACGCCATTTCTAAACATTTTGCAGGAACTGGCTTGCGAAAACCgcctcaaaactccaaaaagcgTGCAGCTCGTGTTTTCGGTCAGGACATTCCAAGACATTAACATGTTGGTTCCAGTATCCCCTATACTCTTTCGCCCGATCCACAACTTAAATCTTAGGATTAAAGTTTTCGTCACTCAAGAAAAAAAGCATTCCAATGGACCAACAACACTAAAAGAGTACTTGGCACAGCCACAAGTTCAGACAATTCACATTGGAACGGACGAGGACTTTTCAAGATTCCAAATTCTTGGACATGAAAGTTTCAGACGCCTTGCTACTTTAGTTCTTGTAGCTTTGCTGACGTTTCTCGGATTACTCATCGGTTTAAGCCATTTCTTTATACCGAATGAGCACAAGAAGCATTCAAACTCTATGAAATTAGCTGCTTCAGGAGCAATGACGACAGCTAAAGAAAAGGTTCCTTCATGGGTTCCCGATTTGGTTATCATTGTCGCTTATGTTATAGCTATGACAATCGGCGGTCTAGCTGCAATTATTCTACAATGGAGACGACAACACAGAGAAACACTAAGAATGACTAAAGAAGAAGTAAACCCACAGGGAAGAAACTTTACTGAGTCAACACCAATTGTTCCTATGGAGGAACATGGGATACATATCGGAGAAAGACCAAAATTCAAAG AGATATTGTCGGAGTTTGAGACGAGTTTGAGAGGATTGTCAAGTATAGGAGTGTTGGTATGTGGACCGGAGTCAATGAAAGAGGCTGTGGCGTCGATATGTCGCCAAAGGTTTCAGTGTTTTGGAGTAGATGATTCAAGAACAATTCTCAACAAGGTGAATCTCAATTTTCATTCTCTTAATTTCAGTCtctaa
- the LOC125587164 gene encoding secreted RxLR effector protein 161-like, which produces MEACNATQILMEANLKISKAEDEREINAIEFRRIIGCLRYLLHTRPDLCYAVGVLSRYMHNPRDSHRQAIKHILWYVKGTTNYGLFFKRYGSRSVVGYSDSSHNIDLDDGRRTSGHAFYYGSSLITWTSQKQQTIALSSCEAEFMAATEAAKQAIWIKELLSEILSKEGEKVKLRINNKSAIALTKNPVFHGRSKHVLKKYHFIRECVENGQIEVEHVPGVEQKADILTKPLAWIMFKQMRNLIGVQEIDLPNSS; this is translated from the coding sequence ATGGAAGCGTGTAACGCAACTCAAATTCTAATGGAGGCGAATTTGAAGATTTCAAAAGCTGAAGATGAGCGAGAGATAAATGCTATAGAGTTCAGAAGAATCATAGGATGTTTGAGGTATCTGCTTCACACAAGACCCGACCTGTGTTACGCAGTTGGTGTTCTTAGCAGATACATGCACAATCCGAGAGACTCTCACAGACAAGCCATCAAGCACATATTATGGTATGTGAAAGGAACAACAAACTACGGTCTGTTCTTCAAGAGATATGGGTCAAGGAGTGTCGTTGGTTATAGTGACAGCAGTCACAATATTGATCTCGATGACGGGAGGAGGACGTCAGGACATGCATTCTACTACGGTTCATCACTGATCACTTGGACATCGCAGAAGCAGCAGACAATTGCATTGTCATCATGCGAAGCAGAGTTCATGGCGGCAACAGAAGCAGCGAAGCAAGCTATATGGATCAAGGAATTGTTGAGTGAGATACTAAGTAAAGAAGGCGAGAAGGTCAAGCTTAGGATCAACAACAAATCAGCCATTGCTCTAACGAAGAATCCAgttttccatggaaggagtaagCATGTACTCAAGAAGTATCACTTCATTCGTGAGTGTGTGGAAAATGGGCAAATCGAAGTGGAGCATGTGCCGGGTGTTGAGCAGAAGGCCGACATCCTTACCAAGCCATTAGCATGGATTATGTTCAAGCAAATGAGGAACTTAATCGGAGTTCAAGAAATTGATCTCCCTAATTCAAGTTAG
- the LOC106437481 gene encoding ferric reduction oxidase 8, mitochondrial isoform X1 — MGKMLTLLVLRLLMNLLLISWISLWIIKPTTVWIQSWRQAEDTFQHTFFGYYGVSFAVFTFPPIALSIIGLIYLSLLPQHHRLTRGGRSAAITVSRPAIISSFIGIVSCFEIVAVILFLVFLAWTFYVRVNNDLKKLMPVKTMNFDLWQLKYFRVATRFGLLAEACLSLLLFPVLRGLSMFRLLNIQFAASVKYHVWLGTGLVFFSLVHGGSTLFIWGISHNIEEEIWKWQRTGRVYVAGVISLVIGLLMWITSLPQIRRKCFETFYYTHHLYIVFLVSFLFHAGDRHFYWILPGVFLFGLDKTLRIVQSRSESRILSARLYSCKAVELVLPKDPRLNYAPSSFIFMNIPSISQFQWHPFSITSSSSVDKHTMSVMMKCEGKWTDSVYKKLEEAADSDTNNITIRVEGPYGPVSVDFLRYDTLFLVAGGIGITPFLNILQELACENRLKTPKSVQLVFSVRTFQDINMLVPVSPILFRPIHNLNLRIKVFVTQEKKHSNGPTTLKEYLAQPQVQTIHIGTDEDFSRFQILGHESFRRLATLVLVALLTFLGLLIGLSHFFIPNEHKKHSNSMKLAASGAMTTAKEKVPSWVPDLVIIVAYVIAMTIGGLAAIILQWRRQHRETLRMTKEEVNPQGRNFTESTPIVPMEEHGIHIGERPKFKEILSEFETSLRGLSSIGVLVCGPESMKEAVASICRQRFQCFGVDDSRTILNKVNLNFHSLNFSL; from the exons ATGGGAAAAATGTTGACACTACTTGTGCTCCGACTACTCATGAATCTCTTACTTATCAGTTGGATTTCTCTCTGGATCATAAAACCAACTACTGTGTGGATACAATCTTGGCGTCAAGCTGAAGATACCTTCCAACATACTTTCTTCGGCTATTACG GCGTCAGCTTTGCTGTGTTCACATTCCCTCCTATTGCTCTTTCTATAATTGGACTCATTTACTTGAGTTTACTGCCGCAACATCATCGTCTAACAag AGGAGGGAGGAGTGCAGCTATTACTGTCTCAAGGCCAGCCATTATCAGTAGCTTCATTGGGATTGTGTCTTGTTTCGAGATCGTTGCTGTTATTTTGTTCCTAGTTTTTCTAGCTTGGACCTTTTATGTTCGCGTTAATAATGATCTCAAGAAGCTGATGCCTGTCAAAACCATGAATTTTGACTT ATGGCAGCTTAAGTACTTTAGAGTTGCCACAAGGTTTGGTCTATTAGCCGAAGCATGTCTCTCTCTGCTTCTCTTTCCTGTCTTGAGGGGACTCTCGATGTTCCGGTTACTCAACATTCAGTTTGCAGCTTCTGTAAAATATCATGTCTGGCTGGGCACCGGTTTAGTCTTCTTTTCTTTGGTTCATGGTGGAAGCACTCTGTTCATATGGGGTATTAGTCATAACATCGAAGAAGAG atttggaAATGGCAGAGAACGGGTCGAGTATATGTGGCTGGAGTGATCAGTCTTGTAATAGGATTACTGATGTGGATCACATCACTTCCTCAAATTCGTAGGAAATGTTTTGAAACATTTTATTACACACACCATTTGTATATTGTTTTTCTTGTATCCTTCTTGTTTCATGCTGGTGATCGTCACTTCTACTGGATTCTCCCTGGAGTGTTTCTCTTTGGACTTGACAAGACACTTCGGATTGTTCAATCACGATCCGAAAGCCGCATTCTTTCTGCTCGTCTCTACTCATGCAAAGCCGTTGAGCTTGTTTTGCCAAAGGACCCAA GGCTTAACTATGCTCCCTCGAGTTTTATATTCATGAACATTCCGTCGATCTCACAGTTTCAATGGCATCCTTTTAGTATTACATCGAGCTCTAGTGTAGACAAACACACAATGTCTGTTATGATGAAATGTGAAGGCAAATGGACAGATTCTGTTTACAAGAAATTAGAAGAAGCTGCAGATTCGGATACTAACAACATTACCATAAGAGTAGAAGGTCCTTATGGACCTGTCTCGGTAGATTTCCTCAG GTATGATACTCTTTTCCTTGTGGCGGGGGGAATAGGGATTACGCCATTTCTAAACATTTTGCAGGAACTGGCTTGCGAAAACCgcctcaaaactccaaaaagcgTGCAGCTCGTGTTTTCGGTCAGGACATTCCAAGACATTAACATGTTGGTTCCAGTATCCCCTATACTCTTTCGCCCGATCCACAACTTAAATCTTAGGATTAAAGTTTTCGTCACTCAAGAAAAAAAGCATTCCAATGGACCAACAACACTAAAAGAGTACTTGGCACAGCCACAAGTTCAGACAATTCACATTGGAACGGACGAGGACTTTTCAAGATTCCAAATTCTTGGACATGAAAGTTTCAGACGCCTTGCTACTTTAGTTCTTGTAGCTTTGCTGACGTTTCTCGGATTACTCATCGGTTTAAGCCATTTCTTTATACCGAATGAGCACAAGAAGCATTCAAACTCTATGAAATTAGCTGCTTCAGGAGCAATGACGACAGCTAAAGAAAAGGTTCCTTCATGGGTTCCCGATTTGGTTATCATTGTCGCTTATGTTATAGCTATGACAATCGGCGGTCTAGCTGCAATTATTCTACAATGGAGACGACAACACAGAGAAACACTAAGAATGACTAAAGAAGAAGTAAACCCACAGGGAAGAAACTTTACTGAGTCAACACCAATTGTTCCTATGGAGGAACATGGGATACATATCGGAGAAAGACCAAAATTCAAAG AGATATTGTCGGAGTTTGAGACGAGTTTGAGAGGATTGTCAAGTATAGGAGTGTTGGTATGTGGACCGGAGTCAATGAAAGAGGCTGTGGCGTCGATATGTCGCCAAAGGTTTCAGTGTTTTGGAGTAGATGATTCAAGAACAATTCTCAACAAGGTGAATCTCAATTTTCATTCTCTTAATTTCAGTCtctaa
- the LOC106441646 gene encoding transcription factor HHO5-like: MSLKTEEVWCGGGASSICSPESDENKGSIERLKQEASSVQGVELKTDNKKNWMSSAQLWISNTNSQSQSTNEEENRCVTQTCNNNNANQRGAIMSFNRPPPPLPSAPLSLPKSEILTDYSSRIEQSHPIQKKELRRKWSEDLHRRIIDALQKIGGSQVAIPKQIRDIMKVDGLTNDEVKGHLQCVK, translated from the exons ATGAGCTTGAAGACAGAGGAGGTATGGTGTGGTGGTGGTGCTAGCAGCATCTGCTCACCGGAGAGTGATGAAAACAAAGGAT CGATTGAGAGGTTGAAGCAAGAGGCTTCATCAGTACAAGGGGTAGAATTGAAAACTGATAATAAGAAGAACTGGATGAGCTCTGCCCAGTTATGGATCTCAAACACTAACTCACAGTCGCAATCG acaaacgaagaagaaaacCGGTGTGTGACTCAGACCTGTAATAATAATAACGCTAACCAACGAGGGGCAATTATGTCATTTAACCGTCCTCCACCTCCTCTTCCTTCAGCTCCTCTGTCTCTTCCAAAGTCAGAAATATTGACTGACTATAGCAGCAGAATTGAGCAGAGTCATCCAATTCAGAAGAAAGAGCTGAGAAGGAAATGGTCTGAGGATCTTCACCGGAGGATCATTGATGCTCTTCAGAAGATTGGAGGGTCACAAG TGGcaataccaaagcaaattagAGATATCATGAAAGTTGATGGTTTAACCAATGATGAAGTCAAGGGTCATTTACAA TGTGTGAAATGA
- the LOC125587836 gene encoding uncharacterized protein LOC125587836: protein MESRGSSEAEDEQIVQVREALMCLNGKRFEGLRTARFLKHTTMSIDDDVFDLPLDAFICRPESVDPEIWTAKISFPGWASPSPNWIEWVNAMAETHATVWRKAGVYDAILASRYEIKKQDELMMALVEKWCIETNTFVLPWGEATVTLEDVIVLGGFSVIGNNAMAPVKREEMKEVEEKMKKVKREIEGELGKKCSAGLWMKEMLKSGNEIEHEAFLVTWLSRFVFPSSGDLVNDVLFPASIQLAKGVTLALAPAVLAGIYRDLGLLKEHLAGYGENDTVVVKSPLQFVQVWAYERIMELQPPGQPGQLNPGEPRMARWHQHGGGQDLYGYPENVRAVLDSTTKESFDFRPYTKPLHNFKFPRFYMEDNCWVHLHSDDKNIVAFGRCLRFCKLVGVHCIEPYYPHRVALQFGYDQDVPGAVSARNETPELAWKDYIRPISSDMMYIPARVNAGDVTVRYIRWWKLSFAMLQSEAKKLSHKLLASPPRQKPSTTTAAATTTTKVTSRETKTKKGSLGRSSSSGSLIGSEKGDKHRPEWVQRSPPRWKKSPDRSSSSAIGGAKELKGVLRGVGRTKGHGHVTFQLPVPSPKRSPPSNKTNTPLEKQNDSTVKKPRMIPRVADLAKRSSSSSQVPRNASFAPLPHRRDNYVKNNNYSSRRASKEPYKAPSLSGYPSKRKKSPRSVDIVNSPGQKSSLSPQGSKESPKSPPSVSGSSSLTRKNLPRPQELNKSSSSSLGSVSLTRKKPPRSSEDASLCGNSSSGGHSIVKRNTESKRESPRKAQELKATNVKFLEEIVTLREHVGEEGEVTYHIPKQQFEDLSQGVQDVLHDLHSIKSALNIQDDDE, encoded by the exons ATGGAGTCTCGAGGATCTTCTGAGGCAGAAGATGAACAGATTGTTCAAGTCCGAGAAGCTTTAATGTGCCTCAACGGCAAAAGATTCGAGGGTTTACGAACCGCGAGGTTCCTTAAACACACCACCATGTCTATAGACGACGACGTTTTCGACCTCCCTCTCGACGCCTTTATATGCCGACCCGAGTCCGTTGATCCGGAGATATGGACGGCCAAGATTTCGTTTCCGGGCTGGGCCTCTCCGTCTCCGAACTGGATCGAGTGGGTGAACGCTATGGCGGAGACACACGCCACCGTGTGGAGGAAAGCAGGTGTGTATGATGCGATCTTGGCGTCTCGGTACGAGATCAAGAAGCAAGATGAGTTGATGATGGCTTTGGTGGAGAAATGGTGTATTGAGACGAACACGTTTGTGCTCCCTTGGGGTGAAGCGACGGTGACGCTTGAGGATGTGATTGTTCTTGGTGGGTTCTCTGTGATTGGGAACAATGCCATGGCTCCTGTTAAGAGAGAGGAGATGAAGGAGGTggaggagaagatgaagaaggtgAAGCGTGAGATTGAGGGTGAGTTGGGGAAGAAGTGTAGTGCTGGCTTGTGGATGAAGGAGATGCTGAAGTCAGGGAATGAGATTGAGCATGAGGCCTTCCTGGTTACATGGCTGTCACGTTTTGTTTTTCCCAGTTCAGGTGATTTGGTGAATGATGTGCTGTTTCCGGCTTCGATTCAGCTTGCTAAAGGGGTTACATTGGCTCTGGCTCCGGCGGTTTTAGCGGGGATATACCGTGATCTCGGTCTTTTGAAGGAGCATCTTGCTGGTTATGGTGAGAACGATACGGTTGTGGTGAAGTCTCCGTTACAGTTTGTGCAGGTTTGGGCTTATGAGAGGATCATGGAGTTGCAGCCACCGGGCCAGCCAGGTCAGTTAAACCCTGGTGAGCCACGGATGGCCCGGTGGCACCAACATGGTGGCGGTCAGGATCTGTATGGATATCCTGAGAATGTTAGAGCGGTTTTGGACTCTACCACCAAAGAGAGTTTTGACTTTCGTCCTTACACAAAGCCTCTGCACAACTTCAAGTTCCCTAGGTTTTACATGGAAGATAACTGTTGGGTCCATCTGCACTCTGATGACAAGAACATTGTAGCCTTTGGTCGGTGTTTGAGGTTCTGTAAACTGGTTGGTGTGCATTGTATTGAACCTTATTACCCGCACCGTGTGGCGTTGCAATTTGGTTATGACCAGGATGTTCCCGGTGCGGTTTCAGCTAGGAATGAGACTCCGGAACTGGCTTGGAAAGACTATATCCGTCCTATTTCAAGCGATATGATGTACATTCCTGCACGGGTCAATGCTGGTGATGTTACCGTTAGGTACATTCGGTGGTGGAAGCTTTCTTTTGCGATGTTACAGTCCGAAGCTAAGAAACTATCCCACAAGCTTCTGGCTTCACCCCCGAGGCAGAAACCATCAACTACAACAGCTGCTGCGACGACCACAACGAAGGTAACATctagagaaacaaaaacaaagaaagggAGTCTTGGCCGTAGTAGCTCTTCAGGGAGCCTCATAGGATCAGAGAAAGGTGATAAGCATAGGCCTGAATGGGTCCAGAGATCACCACCGAGGTGGAAAAAGAGTCCTGATAGAAGCTCGAGCAGTGCAATAGGTGGTGCTAAGGAACTTAAAGGAGTTCTCAGGGGCGTAGGGAGAACTAAGGGTCATGGCCATGTCACATTTCAGCTTCCTGTTCCCTCACCCAAAAGGTCTCCTCCATCCAACAAGACAAATACTCCTTTGGAAAAGCAAAACG aTTCTACTGTCAAGAAGCCAAGAATGATACCTCGGGTAGCAGATCTAGCCAAAAGATCGAGCTCGTCTTCTCAGGTTCCAAGAAACGCATCATTTGCTCCTCTTCCTCATAGGCGAGATAACTATGTAAAGAACAACAATTACTCAAGTCGGCGAGCTTCGAAAGAACCATACAAGGCACCATCTTTGTCTGGCTATCCTTCAAAGAGGAAGAAGTCACCAAGATCTGTTGATATTGTCAACTCGCCTGGTCAGAAAAGCTCCCTAAGCCCGCAAGGTTCAAAAGAATCTCCCAAGTCACCAccatctgtttctggttctTCATCTTTGACAAGGAAAAACTTACCAAGACCTCAAGAACTGAACAAGtcgtcatcttcttctcttggtTCTGTTTCTTTAACGAGGAAGAAGCCACCAAGATCTTCAGAAGATGCCAGCTTATGTGGTAATTCATCATCTGGAGGCCATTCAATTGTCAAGAGAAATACTGAATCCAAACGAGAATCACCGAGAAAAGCTCAGGAACTCAAGGCTACTAATGTGAAGTTTTTGGAGGAGATTGTGACACTGCGGGAACACGTTGGCGAAGAAGGGGAAGTGACATATCATATACCAAAACAACAGTTTGAGGATCTGAGCCAAGGAGTCCAAGATGTTCTACATGATCTGCACTCTATTAAATCCGCATTGAACATACAAGACGATGATGAATAG
- the LOC125587838 gene encoding glutathione S-transferase T3-like has translation MGKSGGYVNLVMSQGPVHLDSCEPLLFTGQSSGVSTVKQRRKWSPKEDLIFIGAWLNTSKDPIVSNEQKVGAFWNRIVEYYNSSPQLVGTSPRELGPCKQRWARINEGVCKFAGCYDMTLREQRSGQNENDVMKSALDIFANDQGSKFNFEHAWRELRHDVKWCSTYLEKDKRKPTDSQGDGEGAVPEPEPEERPIGVKAAKAGSKRKKTGKEEELAKLENLLELKKNLSAKFAKEFAYKARASL, from the coding sequence ATGGGCAAATCCGGTGGTTATGTAAACCTTGTAATGAGTCAAGGGCCAGTTCATCTTGACTCATGCGAACCTCTTCTCTTTACCGGCCAAAGTTCTGGTGTGTCTACTGTCAAACAGAGGAGAAAATGGTCACCGAAGGAGGATTTAATCTTCATTGGTGCGTGGCTCAACACCAgcaaagacccaatagtgaGTAATGAACAAAAAGTAGGTGCCTTCTGGAACAGGATTGTAGAGTACTACAACTCCAGTCCTCAACTGGTTGGGACAAGCCCACGAGAACTTGGGCCATGCAAGCAAAGATGGGCTAGGATCAACGAGGGAGTTTGCAAGTTTGCTGGCTGTTACGACATGACACTGAGGGAGCAGAGAAGCGGGCAAAATGAGAACGATGTGATGAAGTCTGCCTTGGATATCTTTGCCAATGACCAGGGATCGAAGTTCAACTTCGAACATGCGTGGAGGGAGCTTCGGCATGATGTGAAATGGTGCTCTACCTATCTGGAGAAGGACAAGCGCAAACCAACGGATTCCCAAGGCGACGGTGAAGGGGCAGTGCCAGAGCCAGAGCCAGAAGAGCGACCAATAGGGGTTAAGGCTGCGAAGGCTGGTAGCAAGAGGAAGAAAACTGGAAAAGAGGAAGAGTTGGCAAAGCTAGAAAATTTGTTGGagctaaaaaaaaatctctcagcAAAGTTTGCTAAAGAGTTTGCTTACAAAGCCCGAGCCTCTCTCTGA
- the LOC125587837 gene encoding transmembrane protein 45B-like, with the protein MGSFKGHALPGTLFFVVGVWHIWSSVVRFVSNPKSFRVRVWHPVPGFNGRIKYLELYVVTIGSLIDLCIEFFYSTHLNFFVNGVLNPSHMNDFEHSGMLLMFFILGFIALFSEKTRLLPLPQEALCLIAATAFTAEGLLFFFHSTSHKGLEGYYHLLLVFLVGLCVISSIAGAICPTSFPVDLCNGIAMTLQGLWFYQTAFTLYGPMMPQGCGLKGNSVVCRSVDSVVSGVFLANFQLFSLVLAVLACVVGSYVFAASRFGTSK; encoded by the exons atgggTTCTTTCAAAGGTCATGCTTTGCCAGGTACGTTGTTCTTTGTGGTTGGAGTCTGGCACATTTGGAGCTCTGTGGTTCGCTTCGTATCCAACCCCAAGTCATTTCGGGTTCGAGTTTGGCACCCTGTCCCTGGTTTCAACGGTAGGATCAAGTACTTGGAGCTTTACGTTGTCACCATTGGCTCACTCATTGACTTGTGCATCGAGTTCTTCTACTCCACTCAtctcaacttctttgtcaatgGTGTCTTGAACCCTTCCCACATGAACGATTTCGAGCACTCTGGGATGCTTCTCATGTTCTTCATCCTCGGTTTTATCGCTTTGTTCTCCGAGAAAACCAG GTTGCTTCCTCTGCCACAAGAAGCTCTGTGTTTAATAGCTGCAACAGCTTTTACAGCCGAAggacttctcttcttcttccactccaCAAGCCACAAAGGTCTTGAAGGTTATTACCACCTCCTCCTCGTCTTTCTTGTCGGTCTCTGCGTCATCTCCTCAATCGCAGGAGCAATCTGCCCTACAAGCTTCCCAGTAGATCTATGCAATGGCATTGCAATGACTCTTCAAGGCCTCTGGTTCTATCAAACAGCTTTCACTCTCTATGGCCCTATGATGCCTCAAGGCTGCGGTTTAAAAGGAAACTCTGTCGTTTGCAGATCAGTCGATTCCGTAGTCTCTGGAGTATTTCTGGCTAATTTTCAGCTCTTCTCTTtggttcttgctgttcttgcCTGCGTTGTGGGTTCTTATGTTTTTGCAGCTTCAAGATTTGGAACAAGTAAATGA